From a region of the Lactuca sativa cultivar Salinas chromosome 4, Lsat_Salinas_v11, whole genome shotgun sequence genome:
- the LOC111895376 gene encoding uncharacterized protein LOC111895376, with the protein MEGLNQAMTTAVKKGIYEGIKISQPNICLSHLFYADDALFIGEWSRRNIANLSRILRCFYVSSGLKVNFMKSKVYGVGVSNSKVSNWVAPLGCEPSSIPFTYLGVPVSENMNRKRAWRPVIDKFQNKLTTWKAKSLSFGGRVTLAKAVLGNLPIYYMSLFAVPNGVIDTLEKIRRNFIWNKEYEKKKASIGWRGISSSLQRRLGELD; encoded by the coding sequence ATGGAGGGACTCAATCAAGCTATGACAACAGCAGTGAAGAAAGGAATATATGAAGGAATTAAAATTTCACAACCTAACATTTGCTTGTCTCATTTATTCTATGCAGATGACGCGCTATTCATAGGCGAATGGTCAAGGAGGAATATTGCAAATCTATCAAGAATATTACGATGCTTCTACGTGTCGTCTGGACTAAAAGTGAACTTCATGAAATCAAAAGTCTATGGAGTGGGGGTATCAAATTCAAAAGTTTCAAACTGGGTGGCTCCTCTTGGGTGTGAACCTTCTTCCATCCCATTCACTTACCTAGGAGTTCCGGTGAGCGAAAATATGAACAGAAAGCGAGCATGGAGACCGGTCATCGATAAGTTCCAAAATAAGCTCACGACTTGGAAAGCGAAATCTTTAAGTTTCGGTGGTAGAGTGACTCTCGCTAAAGCTGTCCTTGGCAACCTACCTATATATTATATGTCGCTCTTTGCAGTCCCGAACGGGGTGATTGACACGTTAGAAAAAATCAGAAGGAATTTTATTTGGAACAAGGAGTATGAGAAAAAAAAAGCATCAATTGGGTGGCGTGGAATAAGCTCGTCTCTCCAAAGACGATTGGGGGAATTGGACTAG